Within Runella rosea, the genomic segment CAACATCTTTCATTCGCTCATCAAGAGCAAATTACAAGAGTACTTCCCTCGTTAGAGATTTTGTCGAATATTAATGTAGAGAAAAAAAACTATCAAAAAGCACTTATGTACAGTAAACAATATATAAGAATAAAAGATAGTGTTGTAACTACTGAAAAAAATCAGGCTTTTTTAGATTTACAAATTAAATATGAGACACAACAAAAAAATCAGGAAAATAAAATATTACAATTGAAAAACACTTCAATTCAGCAACAAAATAGATGGTACTTGGTTATTTCTGTTGTTGTTGTTACTTTATTATTAATATCCTTGTTATTATCCTTGCAACTCTACCGTTCTCGCAATGCGTTGGCTAATAGTAATAGAATTAAAGATAGAATATTTGCAATAGTTGCACATGACCTCAAACGACCTGCTGTTTCTTTTCAAAATTTAATTCGTACGCTTAGTTTTCTCATTAAGAATCAGCGCTATAACGAGCTGATTGTTTTAGGAGGTCAAGCTGAAACTATGGCTACTGATATGAATCTAATGTTGGATAATATATTCAGATGGACTCTACGTGAAAAAGAAGGTATCTCGCTGAAAATAAGCACGGTAGAGCTTGAGAGCGTTTTAAAGGATTTAAAAGAAGAGTTTCAACATTTGGCTGAAGTTAAGCAGATTAATTTTTTGGTGGATGTGAAAAGAGGCATAAAAGTTTCGACCGATACAACTCTACTTCTCATCATTCTTCGAAATTTAGTAAGTAATGCACTTAAATTTACCCATCAGAATGGAGAGATAGTGGTGAGTACGGTCCAAAAGGAATTGTATACAGAAATTATGGTTAAGGATAATGGAATAGGAATTCCCATCGAAATTCAACAAAAGTTATTTAGTCAAGACGTGACGGTGAGCCGTAAAGGTCTAAATGACGAAAGGGGGCTAGGTTTAGGGCTTGTAATTTGTAAAGAATTGGCAGAATACATTAAAGCAACCATAAAATTTGATTCACAACTAGGCAAGGGGAGCAGCTTTGTTATTTCATTAGAAAATTTATGATTGCGCAAATGTCACCTTTATATAACCAATTGTACGCGAATTTGAGGTTTAGTGGTCGGATAAATGCTTATTTTATCCATTAAAATTTTTACTCTATAGGAAAAGGAATAATTTCAATATTCTCAACGCCTAACATAAGTTGTGACTAATCTCATGTAAAAAATCTTTTTATATTTAGAGAATATTAATACCCTACGATTTTTTATGAAAATTCTTATTGCAGAAGATGATTTAATATATGCCGTGCAATTGGAGGCTATGTTGTCTGATTTAGGCTACGAAATTATAGGTTGTGTCAATACATATCAAAAGGCCTATGATTTTCTGTATGCGAGCCATGTTGATTTAATGTTGATAGATGTTGTGTTGATGGGGAGTAAAAATGGACTTGAATTGGCCGATTTAGTATCTTCCCGAAACATCCCTTTCATTTTGATAACGGCCTATGATACCCCCCAAATATACGAGCAAGTATCTAAGTGGAACAACGTATTATATTTGGTTAAACCTGTTCATATACATACATTGGATAGTAGTATACGGATATTGACTAAACAATCTGAAATTGAACCACAGTTTATCAGAGGTACAACGCGTAGTGAAATAATTTCTATTAATGAAATTTTGTATATAGAAGTAGATCGTAACTATACTTTTGTTCAGACAGCCAAACGCCGCTATGCATTTAAAAAATCCCTTTCTTTGATTAAGCAGCAACTCCCTTTAGATCGGTTTCTTGAGATACATCGTAGTTTTTTAGTTAATAAGAAATTTATAACCAAAATAGACTTGGAAAAAAGTTTGGTCTATGTAGAAGGTTATATGCTACCTATGAGTCGACGTGTAAAACACGATTTGATAGCCAAAGGTATTGGTAAAAAATTTTAAAATATCAACATTTATTAAAATGGATTTTAAATAAATGGGCATCCTATCACCTTCCTCTTTTAAATTTTAAATGATATTACTCAGAAAATAATTAAGTTGAATTTTACAGGTATTAGATTATTGGTCTGCATATTATTATGCAGACCAATTGTGTGTTTGGGTAGTTGAAGATTAATGTCTTGTTTATGTTTTATCGCTCCTCTTTATTATTCAGAACTGATTAAAAGGCATATTTAATGATTGTAAATTATAATGAATTTATGCTACGTTAGCATTTTTATATTGCAATTGGTACTTTTTGGGTGTTACACCAAAATGTTTTTTGAACATTTTGGTGAATTTAATAGGCTGAGAATAGCCAATCATTTCTGAGACCAATCCTCCTCTTAAGCCTTTCAGAAGTAAATCTGCAGCATATTTCATTTTTTTGTTTAAATAGTACTCATAAAATGAAGCACCGTACATCTCTTTGAATACACGTTTAAAAATTGAGATAGAAAGACCCAATGAATGGGCTACTTGTTGCATGTCGGGATTTTTTGCATTCGCAAGGTAATTGTCAAGAATAGAGTCTATTTTTTCAATTCCTTTATACTTCATTAGATTAGGTTTAATGGTCGTCTTTCTTATTGAAAGAGATGTTGAGTCACTGTTCTTCTCTAACTGCTTTATATTGGCAGGGGAAGACACCACTTTAAAATAGATGTTACTTTGCAACAAAAATTGAACAATCATCGCTAATTCCTTACTTTCGATATGAATGTTCACATAGAGTGGTTGCGACGGAGTACTGATTACTGAGTTAGTTACTTCCATATTTTTGATGACGTTATTCTTTCAAATATTTTTGTTCTTCATGTGAGACTAAAAACTCTGCTTAACGTCAACTTTTTTTTTGAAATTGGGTACAAGAGGTCGCTAAAGGGATGCAATCCGAGATTCTATACAATTTAGTTCGTTTTTTTTACTTAAAATATCAAAAAAATAAGCCCCAAAGTAGTCATTACTTCATGGTTATTATGGATATGAATTTAAGGAAGATATTACCAAGAACAGAGTTTTGGATAAAAGCGATTTCTATCAAGATTCATTTTTGGAGGGAGCGTTAATTGCTGATTACTCATTTGAAAAAGTTGATTGGCTGAATCTTGGTATGCTTTTTTTAGTGTTTATAGATTTGAGTTCTGGGTCATTTTGCTACCAAGAACTTGTCATCACGTAGCAGCCAATTTTCTTTTCCCTATTTTGATGTAAATTCCCAAAAATCAATATTATCTAATGTGTTGTTATTCAATTGGTTATATGTTTTTCTGTAAAGAAAACCGAAAAAAAGTGGTCTTGATGAATCCAAGAGAATGAAGATCCCCGTAAGTCTGGCTGTAATTTAAATTACACATACTAACCAATTGTAAAACTTAATTTTATTAGAACAATCATGAAAAAAATCGCAATGTTGCTCGTTTCGGCGTTATTCATCAACGCTTCTTTTGCCCAGGAAAAAACCGTAGAAGTAGGCGGGGCACCGATGTATCCTTCTAAAAACATCGTTGAAAACGCTGTAAATTCAAAAGACCATACTACCCTTGTTGCTGCCGTAAAAGCCGCTGGTTTGGTGGAAACATTACAAAGTGCGGGCCCATTTACTGTATTTGCTCCAACAAATGGAGCGTTTGATAAGCTGCCCAAAGGCACCGTTGAAACATTGGTAAAGCCTGAAAACAAAGCAACATTAACTACCATTTTGACCTATCACGTAGTGGCGGGTAAAATGGATTCAAAAGCAATTGCGGAAGCCATCAAAGCAGGCGGTGGTACGGCTACCTTCAAAACGGTACAGGGTGGTACGTTGAAAGCAATGATGAAAGGGAAGAAATTGATTTTGTCGGATGAAAAAGGCGGAATGTCAACGGTAACCATCAAAGATGTGTACCAAAGTAATGGCGTCATTCATGTGATCGACACCGTGGTAATGCCAGGTGCAGGTGCGTAGTTAGGGAGTAAAGTTAGGAGAAGGTTTAGAGAAGGCAGCGGGGAACAAATATGTTCTTCGTTGCCTTTTTTATACCCTTACGTATTCTTAAAATAAACTGCCCTGCAATCCCCCTTTTTCGTATTCAATCAGCCATTTTTTGCGCCAAAGTCCACCCGCATACCCCGTGAGTGAGCCATCTGTGCCGATAATACGGTGGCACGGGATAATTAACCAAATAGGGTTTTTGCCATTGGCAGCAGCCACGGCCCGAATCGCTTTTTCGTCGCCCAAACGCCGGGATAAATCCAGATATGATACTGTTCGCCCAAAAGGAACGTTAAGTAATTCTTTCCAAACCCGTTTCTGGAAGTCTGTGCCCTGTGGATTGAGCAGCAAATCAAAAACCGCCCTTTGACCGTTGAAGTAATCGGTCAGCTGCTGAATGGCGGGGGCTAAATCCTCTGGGATGGGGTGATTGGAAGGTAGAGAGGTGTCCTCTTTTATGCTAACAACTTGGAGACCGTTGGCATCTCCTTCTACATAAGCAATGCCGAGCGGTGTTTGCAAATATGCAACAGACATGGGGTTGGGTTGATAAATTTTAAATAAAAATAGGAAGTTTTTGGACGGAATCGTAATTTTGCGGCGAATTTTTTAAACCACCAAATATGTCTGCTGTTGTTGAAACGGCCAGTTCGTTGGCCGACCGCATTATTGCGCTGGAAGAATCTTCTACTTTAGGGATGACCAAAAAAGCGCGTGAATTGGCTGCTCAAGGCCATAAAGTGATTAGCTTGAGTGTCGGCGAGCCCGATTTCAAGACACCTAAGCATATTTGCGAAGCTGCAAAGCAAGCCATTGACGAAGGTTACCACGGCTATTCGCCCGTGGCTGGTTATGCTGATTTGCGTAAGGCCATTGCCGATAAGTTCAAAAACGAAAATAACATCAATTGGAAGGCCGAAAATATTGTGGTTTCAACGGGAGCCAAGCACTCTTTGGCCAACGTGATTCAGGTGTTGGTCAATCCCGGTGACGAAGTGGTTATTTTGGCCCCTTACTGGGTGAGTTATTCCGAGATGGTTAAATTGGCGGAAGGCAAATCGGTGGTCATTGACGGAAGCTTTGAAAATAATTTTAAAGTTACGCCTGACCAATTGGAAGCTGCCATTACAGAGCGCACGCGCATCGTAATGTTTGCTTCTCCCAACAACCCGACGGGCTCGGTTTATTCAGAAGCTGAATTACGTGAGTTGGCCGCTGTAATCGCAAAACACGAAAATGTGTTTGTGTTGGCGGATGAAATCTACGAATATATCAACTTTACACCGCAAGGTCATTTTAGCATCGGTTCTATTCCCGAAATCCACGACCGCGTTATTACCGTCAACGGGGTAGCCAAAGGTTATGCCATGACGGGCTGGCGCATCGGCTATATTGGTGCCGCTAAATGGATTGCCGACGGAGTAGAAAAACTACAAGGACAAGTGACTTCTGGAACGGGTTCTATTTCTCAGCGGGCCGCTTTGGCCGCAATTTCAGGGCCGAAAGATGCCGCTAAAGAAATGTGCGAAGCCTATGAGCGTCGTCGTAATTTGGTGGTGGGACTATTGAAAGAAATTCCTGGCTTCAAAGTAAATATGCCAGAGGGCGCGTTTTACGCTTTCCCTGATATTAGCGAATACTTCGGTAAATCTGACGGCACAACTGTCATCAAAGACTCCGATGATTTTTGCACGTGGTTGCTCAATGAAGTATACGTAGCCACGGTAGCGGGTTCTGGTTTTGGCGCTCCGAAGTGTATTCGTATCTCAACGGCGGCTTCTGACGAAAATCTGGTAGAAGCTTGTCGCCGAATCAAAGAAGCGGTAGCAAAATTGAACTAATTGAACTGCATAGCAAAGGGGCTGTTTCATACGTTGAGACAGCCCTTTTGTGTTTATTAGGGTGTAGTGGCAATTCAAAAACCGAGGTTGTGAGCAACCTCGAAGCAGGTTTTGCGAAAAGTGGCGGCACCGTTGTGTCGTTGGTGTCTAAAGAGCAACGATTGGGTGGTTCGCCGCTTGCGTCTGCCCTTACACTAATTTGAAAATATTTTTCATCATCATCCATTTTTCGCCTTCTTTGGCCATGGGAAGGGCCTGTTGGTAGTGCCACATCAGGTTTTCCCATTCCTGTACCTTGGGATTGGCGGCATCGGCAGCAGCTTTTTCCTCAAACGAAAAATCGTCGCTGGTTTCCATAATCATAAAAAGTCGGTTGCCGATGCGGTAAATTTCCATTTGGGTAATGCCCGCCCCCCTGATACTTTCTTCGATTTCGGGGCGGATTTTTTCGTGGTATTTTTCGTATTCGGCAATGAGTGTGGGGTCGTCTTTGAGGTCGAGGGCGAGGCAGTAACGCGGCATACGTAAATATCAATCAGTGAAACAGATGGTTTTGGATTAAAAAGGCGGAGTGATTGGTTATTTTACCCAAGTTTCGGAATTTATTGAGGAGTGAATCACAAAAAAAAGAGGGTGGCCTTGCAACCATCCTCTTTTGTACGAAGCCTGTAAATACAATTATTTTCCAAAAAGGCCACCCAGTAGGCCGCCTAAGCCGCCACCTGCGTTGTTGTTGCCCGCGCCGCCGCCCAAGAAGCTGCCACCAATGCGCATTACGTCATTCATGTCCAATTTGCCATCGGCCAAGGCATACCCGATTTGATTAAAATCAAACCCTCCCTGCTGTTGGGCCTGCTGCGCTTGTTGTCCTCCTAAAAGTGAACCCATAATGCCGCCAAAATCCATACTATTGTCGTTGGGATTGCTAGTTTTGGAAATCATTGAAGTAAGTACTCCTGGTAAAACTTGAGCAATAACGTTGGCCGCAGCGTTGTTTGAGAGACCAAATTTTTCCATTAAACTTCCAATGGCATTTTGGGCAATTCCCGAAACAATCGGATTGTTCATTAAATTATTGCCAGTACCGCTGTTGCCCGAGAGAAGGCCCATCAAACCACTGATGTTGCCCGATTGTGCTTGGTTTTGTAAACCGCCCGTTACCGCACCCAATATCGCTTGCATGGCATCTGTATTGTGTTCGTTGGGGATTGCAGGGTTTTTAACAATGGCATCTTGTGATTGATCTTGGATAAGGCCCATTAATTGCTCTAGCATTGTCTTGAAAAGTTTTTAAGTTTGATTCAAATTTAGCGATATTTTTAAAATGGAAAACAATCAACAAGAGAATATTCCTTCTCCCGTTTCAATGGAATCCGGCATTAAGACGGAAGTCATTTTAGAAGTCACCAATTTGGTGAAAAATTTATTCTATCCCAGCGAGTCAGATGAGCCTATTGAATGGTTTAAATTTAACGCAAATGTAAAAGAGGGCTTGACCGTCAGTGACTTGGAGTTTTTTTTAGGCTATCCTCCCTCCGTGAAGGCTGAAGAAATTCCGACAGAAAATTTTTGGGAGCCTCTCCTTGCAGTAGAGGAGTGGTACGGCGACGAGGAGCGTGCTCAGGTAGAAAATTTTAAATCTGTG encodes:
- a CDS encoding helix-turn-helix transcriptional regulator, whose translation is MEVTNSVISTPSQPLYVNIHIESKELAMIVQFLLQSNIYFKVVSSPANIKQLEKNSDSTSLSIRKTTIKPNLMKYKGIEKIDSILDNYLANAKNPDMQQVAHSLGLSISIFKRVFKEMYGASFYEYYLNKKMKYAADLLLKGLRGGLVSEMIGYSQPIKFTKMFKKHFGVTPKKYQLQYKNANVA
- a CDS encoding LytR/AlgR family response regulator transcription factor, whose translation is MKILIAEDDLIYAVQLEAMLSDLGYEIIGCVNTYQKAYDFLYASHVDLMLIDVVLMGSKNGLELADLVSSRNIPFILITAYDTPQIYEQVSKWNNVLYLVKPVHIHTLDSSIRILTKQSEIEPQFIRGTTRSEIISINEILYIEVDRNYTFVQTAKRRYAFKKSLSLIKQQLPLDRFLEIHRSFLVNKKFITKIDLEKSLVYVEGYMLPMSRRVKHDLIAKGIGKKF
- a CDS encoding fasciclin domain-containing protein, with product MKKIAMLLVSALFINASFAQEKTVEVGGAPMYPSKNIVENAVNSKDHTTLVAAVKAAGLVETLQSAGPFTVFAPTNGAFDKLPKGTVETLVKPENKATLTTILTYHVVAGKMDSKAIAEAIKAGGGTATFKTVQGGTLKAMMKGKKLILSDEKGGMSTVTIKDVYQSNGVIHVIDTVVMPGAGA
- a CDS encoding L-rhamnose mutarotase encodes the protein MPRYCLALDLKDDPTLIAEYEKYHEKIRPEIEESIRGAGITQMEIYRIGNRLFMIMETSDDFSFEEKAAADAANPKVQEWENLMWHYQQALPMAKEGEKWMMMKNIFKLV
- a CDS encoding methylated-DNA--[protein]-cysteine S-methyltransferase, which codes for MSVAYLQTPLGIAYVEGDANGLQVVSIKEDTSLPSNHPIPEDLAPAIQQLTDYFNGQRAVFDLLLNPQGTDFQKRVWKELLNVPFGRTVSYLDLSRRLGDEKAIRAVAAANGKNPIWLIIPCHRIIGTDGSLTGYAGGLWRKKWLIEYEKGGLQGSLF
- a CDS encoding pyridoxal phosphate-dependent aminotransferase → MSAVVETASSLADRIIALEESSTLGMTKKARELAAQGHKVISLSVGEPDFKTPKHICEAAKQAIDEGYHGYSPVAGYADLRKAIADKFKNENNINWKAENIVVSTGAKHSLANVIQVLVNPGDEVVILAPYWVSYSEMVKLAEGKSVVIDGSFENNFKVTPDQLEAAITERTRIVMFASPNNPTGSVYSEAELRELAAVIAKHENVFVLADEIYEYINFTPQGHFSIGSIPEIHDRVITVNGVAKGYAMTGWRIGYIGAAKWIADGVEKLQGQVTSGTGSISQRAALAAISGPKDAAKEMCEAYERRRNLVVGLLKEIPGFKVNMPEGAFYAFPDISEYFGKSDGTTVIKDSDDFCTWLLNEVYVATVAGSGFGAPKCIRISTAASDENLVEACRRIKEAVAKLN
- a CDS encoding nuclease A inhibitor family protein, which gives rise to MENNQQENIPSPVSMESGIKTEVILEVTNLVKNLFYPSESDEPIEWFKFNANVKEGLTVSDLEFFLGYPPSVKAEEIPTENFWEPLLAVEEWYGDEERAQVENFKSVKQLLETNLNHLKAFRVGQIEIDLYLVGQLNEKEWGGLKTLLVET
- a CDS encoding tetratricopeptide repeat-containing sensor histidine kinase, which gives rise to MLISQKNIVNLLLYGILPFISLFAYTQKTHQQLLEGLEAKKKSSIKIDTSYVVLLVDLEEAYFHQNPAKFGTYIDTIKNLSNRLHFPKGLVNAYRFESMIAFRKSNFNLSQILAQKALNIAISLKDPKMIAFCYERLGSVNIRTTVNDAGNLRKAIYYFKQQLFWASKTNDPLLIATAYQYLGIGYIETGNYEEALKVLNNGRKVLKGYKIPYFEGYIFNQLGHLYIKKGDYKKALLYLKQSEELANKFDINKLKSHVFYHLGTAYFGLKELDEAEKYLLQHLSFAHQEQITRVLPSLEILSNINVEKKNYQKALMYSKQYIRIKDSVVTTEKNQAFLDLQIKYETQQKNQENKILQLKNTSIQQQNRWYLVISVVVVTLLLISLLLSLQLYRSRNALANSNRIKDRIFAIVAHDLKRPAVSFQNLIRTLSFLIKNQRYNELIVLGGQAETMATDMNLMLDNIFRWTLREKEGISLKISTVELESVLKDLKEEFQHLAEVKQINFLVDVKRGIKVSTDTTLLLIILRNLVSNALKFTHQNGEIVVSTVQKELYTEIMVKDNGIGIPIEIQQKLFSQDVTVSRKGLNDERGLGLGLVICKELAEYIKATIKFDSQLGKGSSFVISLENL